In Achromobacter spanius, the following proteins share a genomic window:
- a CDS encoding IlvD/Edd family dehydratase, with translation MSQIPRKLRSQKWFDDPSHADMTAIYVERYLNYGLTRQELQSGRPIIGIAQTGSDLAPCNRHHLALAERIKAGIRDAGGIPMEFPVHPLAEQGRRPTAALDRNLAYLGLVEILHGYPLDGVVLTTGCDKTTPACLMAAATVDLPAIVLSGGPMLDGWHDGQRVGSGTVIWHARNLMAAGKLDYEGFMTLATASSPSVGHCNTMGTALSMNSLAEALGMSLPTCASIPAPYRERAQMAYATGMRICDMVREDLRPSHILTRQAFENAIVVASALGASSNCPPHLIAMARHAGIDLSLDDWQRLGEDVPLLVNCVPAGEHLGEGFHRAGGVPAVMHELLAAGRLHADCATVSGKTIGDIAAASKTRDADVIRTCEAPLKHRAGFIVLSGNFFDSAIIKMSVVGEAFRRTYLSEPGSENAFEARAIVFEGPEDYHARIEDPSLNIDEHCILVIRGAGTVGYPGSAEVVNMAPPSHLIKRGVDSLPCLGDGRQSGTSASPSILNMSPEAAAGGGLALLRTGDKIRVDLNQRSVTALVDDAEMERRKQEPAYQPPASQTPWQELYRQLVGQLSTGGCLEPATLYLKVIETRGDPRHSH, from the coding sequence ATGTCTCAGATACCCCGCAAGTTGCGCAGCCAGAAATGGTTCGACGACCCCTCGCACGCCGATATGACGGCGATCTACGTCGAGCGCTATCTTAACTACGGCCTGACGCGGCAAGAGCTGCAGTCCGGGCGGCCGATCATCGGCATCGCCCAGACCGGCAGCGACCTGGCGCCCTGCAACCGGCATCACCTGGCGCTGGCCGAGCGCATCAAGGCGGGTATCCGGGACGCGGGCGGCATCCCGATGGAGTTCCCGGTGCATCCGCTGGCCGAGCAAGGCCGGCGGCCCACCGCGGCGCTGGACCGCAATCTGGCCTATCTGGGGCTGGTGGAGATTTTGCACGGCTATCCGCTGGACGGCGTGGTGCTGACCACCGGTTGCGACAAAACCACCCCCGCTTGCCTGATGGCCGCCGCCACCGTCGACCTGCCCGCCATCGTGCTGTCGGGCGGGCCGATGCTGGACGGCTGGCACGACGGCCAGCGGGTGGGTTCCGGCACCGTCATCTGGCATGCGCGCAACCTGATGGCGGCGGGCAAACTGGACTACGAAGGTTTCATGACGCTGGCCACGGCATCGTCGCCGTCGGTCGGGCACTGCAACACCATGGGCACGGCGCTGTCCATGAATTCACTGGCGGAAGCCCTGGGCATGTCGCTGCCCACCTGCGCCAGCATTCCCGCGCCTTATCGCGAACGCGCGCAGATGGCCTACGCCACCGGCATGCGCATTTGCGACATGGTGCGCGAAGACCTGCGGCCGTCACACATCCTGACCCGCCAGGCCTTTGAAAACGCCATCGTCGTGGCGTCGGCGCTGGGCGCGTCCAGCAACTGTCCGCCGCATTTGATCGCCATGGCCCGCCACGCCGGCATCGACCTCAGCCTGGACGATTGGCAGCGGCTGGGCGAAGACGTGCCGCTGCTGGTCAATTGCGTGCCGGCCGGCGAACACCTGGGCGAAGGCTTCCACCGGGCGGGCGGCGTGCCCGCCGTCATGCACGAACTGCTGGCCGCGGGCCGCCTGCACGCAGACTGCGCCACCGTGTCCGGCAAAACCATCGGCGACATCGCCGCCGCCTCCAAGACCCGCGACGCCGACGTCATCCGCACCTGCGAGGCGCCGCTCAAGCACCGCGCCGGCTTCATCGTGCTGTCGGGCAACTTCTTCGACAGCGCCATCATCAAGATGTCGGTCGTGGGCGAAGCCTTCCGCCGCACGTATCTGTCGGAGCCCGGATCGGAGAACGCCTTCGAGGCGCGCGCCATCGTGTTCGAAGGCCCCGAGGACTATCACGCCCGTATTGAAGACCCATCGCTGAACATCGACGAGCACTGCATTCTGGTGATACGTGGCGCCGGCACGGTGGGCTATCCGGGCAGCGCAGAGGTCGTCAACATGGCCCCGCCTTCGCACCTGATCAAGCGCGGCGTGGACTCGCTGCCTTGCCTGGGTGACGGCCGCCAAAGCGGCACATCGGCCAGCCCCTCCATCCTGAACATGTCACCGGAAGCCGCCGCGGGCGGGGGCCTGGCGCTGCTGCGCACGGGCGACAAGATCCGTGTCGACTTGAACCAGCGCAGCGTGACCGCGTTGGTGGACGACGCGGAAATGGAACGGCGCAAACAGGAACCGGCATACCAGCCACCTGCGTCGCAAACGCCCTGGCAGGAGCTCTATCGGCAACTGGTCGGCCAATTGTCGACCGGCGGTTGCCTGGAACCCGCAACGCTTTATCTGAAAGTGATCGAAACGCGGGGCGATCCCCGGCATTCACACTGA
- a CDS encoding TRAP transporter substrate-binding protein: protein MTIRFKTRLLVLATALSCAVAGVAAAADVKPRLIRFGYGLNEESVQGRAARFLAQELEKVSDGKLKMRTFGSATLGSDEQMQGALAGGAQEMMVGSTAPLAGMVKEFGVFDLPFLFNSEKEADAVLDGKVGQDLLKKLEAKGLVGLVYWENGFRNMTNSKHPIVRAEDMQGIKLRVMQNQIALGVFNTLGANAVPMPFSELFTALETRTVDGQENPITTIQSSKFYEVQPFLTITRHVYTPWVVLASKKWWDTLSPDEQKLIRQAAAASRDFERKDSREDSTKAMATLEKAGMKINTVSPEEVARMRQKVQPVVDKYTQELGPELIKQMNDEIQKARN from the coding sequence ATGACCATTCGATTCAAGACCCGTCTACTTGTGCTGGCTACCGCGCTGTCCTGCGCCGTGGCCGGCGTGGCCGCGGCGGCCGACGTCAAGCCGCGCCTGATCCGCTTCGGCTACGGCCTGAACGAAGAAAGCGTCCAGGGCCGCGCCGCGCGCTTCCTGGCGCAAGAGCTTGAAAAAGTCAGCGACGGCAAGCTGAAGATGAGGACCTTCGGTTCCGCCACACTGGGTTCCGATGAACAAATGCAGGGCGCCCTGGCCGGCGGCGCACAGGAAATGATGGTGGGTTCCACCGCGCCATTGGCAGGCATGGTCAAGGAATTTGGCGTGTTCGACCTGCCCTTCCTGTTCAACAGCGAAAAGGAAGCCGACGCCGTGCTGGATGGCAAGGTGGGCCAGGACCTGTTGAAGAAGCTCGAAGCCAAGGGCCTGGTTGGCCTGGTCTATTGGGAAAACGGCTTTCGCAACATGACCAATTCCAAGCATCCGATCGTGCGCGCGGAAGACATGCAAGGCATCAAGCTGCGGGTCATGCAGAACCAGATCGCGTTGGGTGTCTTCAACACGCTGGGCGCGAACGCCGTGCCCATGCCGTTCTCGGAACTGTTCACCGCATTGGAAACGCGCACGGTCGATGGGCAGGAAAATCCCATCACCACCATCCAAAGCAGCAAGTTCTACGAAGTGCAGCCCTTCCTGACCATCACGCGCCACGTCTACACGCCGTGGGTGGTGCTGGCCTCGAAGAAATGGTGGGACACCTTGTCGCCTGACGAACAGAAGCTGATCCGGCAGGCCGCGGCGGCCTCGCGCGATTTCGAACGCAAGGACAGCCGCGAGGATTCGACCAAGGCCATGGCGACGCTTGAAAAGGCCGGCATGAAGATCAATACCGTCAGCCCCGAGGAAGTGGCCCGCATGCGCCAGAAGGTTCAGCCGGTGGTCGACAAGTACACCCAGGAACTGGGCCCCGAACTCATCAAGCAGATGAACGACGAGATCCAGAAGGCGCGTAACTAA
- a CDS encoding TRAP transporter large permease, producing MILTVFLLVLLGLIALGMPIAFALLLSALAMMFQLNFFDTQILAQNMLTGANSFTLMAVPLFMLAGELMNAGGISRRIVRLASMFVGHIQGGLGYVAIFASVLLAALSGSAVADAAALGSLLIPMLREKGYDAGQASGLIAAGGIIAPIIPPSISFIIFGVATNVSITKLFFAGIAPGLMMGMTLVAVWTWVARKHGSITPTPREPWSNRWKALRESLWALMLPVIIIGGLRGGIFTPTEAAVVAAVYALAVSLFVYREIGLRDLVPLFVNAARTTAVVMFLVAAAMVSSYMITLADMPQDLIALLEPIMDQPKLLMFALLLLLILIGTVMDLTPTILILAPVLMPVVTKAGIDPVYFGVMFVMVGCVGLLTPPVGTVLNVVCGVARINMETICKGVWRYVVAYAILLILLVIFPELITVPARWMH from the coding sequence ATGATCCTGACCGTCTTCCTGCTAGTGCTGCTTGGGCTGATCGCCCTGGGCATGCCGATTGCCTTCGCGCTGCTGCTTAGCGCCCTGGCGATGATGTTCCAACTGAATTTCTTCGACACCCAGATCCTGGCGCAGAACATGTTGACGGGCGCCAACAGCTTCACACTGATGGCGGTGCCGCTATTCATGCTGGCGGGCGAGCTCATGAACGCGGGCGGCATCTCACGCCGCATCGTGCGTCTGGCCAGCATGTTCGTCGGCCATATTCAGGGCGGATTGGGCTATGTGGCCATTTTTGCCAGCGTGCTGCTGGCCGCGTTATCGGGCTCGGCCGTGGCCGATGCCGCCGCGCTGGGTTCCCTGCTGATCCCCATGCTGCGCGAAAAAGGCTATGACGCCGGGCAGGCGTCGGGGCTGATCGCTGCGGGCGGCATCATCGCCCCCATCATTCCCCCGTCCATCTCGTTCATCATTTTTGGCGTGGCCACGAATGTGTCGATCACCAAGCTGTTCTTTGCGGGCATCGCGCCCGGGCTGATGATGGGCATGACCTTGGTGGCGGTATGGACCTGGGTGGCGCGCAAGCACGGCAGCATCACGCCTACGCCGCGCGAGCCCTGGAGCAACCGCTGGAAAGCGCTGCGCGAATCGCTGTGGGCGTTGATGCTGCCCGTCATCATCATTGGCGGGCTGCGCGGCGGCATCTTTACGCCGACCGAAGCGGCCGTGGTGGCGGCCGTCTACGCGCTGGCCGTCAGCCTGTTCGTCTACCGCGAGATCGGCTTGCGGGACCTGGTGCCGTTGTTCGTCAACGCCGCGCGCACCACGGCCGTGGTGATGTTCCTGGTGGCCGCCGCGATGGTGTCGTCCTACATGATCACGCTGGCTGACATGCCGCAAGATCTCATCGCGCTGCTGGAACCCATCATGGACCAGCCCAAGCTGCTGATGTTCGCGCTGCTGCTCCTGTTGATCCTGATCGGCACGGTCATGGACCTGACGCCCACCATTCTGATCCTGGCGCCGGTGCTGATGCCGGTTGTCACCAAGGCCGGCATCGACCCCGTCTACTTCGGCGTCATGTTCGTCATGGTCGGCTGCGTGGGTCTCTTGACCCCGCCCGTGGGCACGGTGCTGAACGTGGTGTGCGGCGTGGCCCGCATCAATATGGAAACTATCTGCAAGGGCGTGTGGCGCTACGTCGTGGCCTACGCGATCTTGCTGATTCTGTTGGTGATCTTCCCAGAACTGATCACCGTACCCGCACGCTGGATGCACTAG
- a CDS encoding TRAP transporter small permease — MQASHPGRPGGSPLARAADWCFKLQTWLMVACLVVMVVLLFGNVALRYLFNSGINVSDEVSRLAFVWLIFLGAVIALRDHHHIGVTMLVDRFGPRARRVSHVFCQLLVLWVLWLMAQGSWVQTVIGMGTVLPVTGMRLAVFTTAALYASVAMGILTVIDIIRVLAGGRLPAESSPEDPAI, encoded by the coding sequence ATGCAAGCTTCCCATCCCGGGCGGCCCGGCGGCTCACCGTTGGCCCGCGCCGCCGACTGGTGTTTCAAGTTGCAGACCTGGCTGATGGTGGCCTGTCTGGTCGTCATGGTCGTCCTGCTGTTCGGCAACGTGGCGCTGCGCTACCTGTTCAATTCCGGCATCAATGTGTCAGACGAGGTGTCCCGCCTGGCCTTCGTCTGGCTGATCTTCCTGGGCGCGGTGATTGCGCTACGCGACCACCACCACATCGGCGTCACCATGCTGGTCGACCGCTTCGGCCCCAGGGCCCGCCGCGTGTCGCACGTGTTCTGCCAATTGCTGGTGCTGTGGGTGCTTTGGCTGATGGCGCAAGGCAGTTGGGTACAGACCGTGATCGGCATGGGCACCGTGCTGCCCGTGACGGGCATGCGCCTGGCGGTGTTTACCACCGCGGCGCTTTACGCCTCGGTCGCCATGGGCATCCTGACCGTGATCGACATCATCCGTGTGCTGGCCGGCGGCCGCTTGCCGGCTGAATCCAGCCCGGAAGACCCCGCCATCTGA
- a CDS encoding LacI family DNA-binding transcriptional regulator: MSVRKPRSSHAGRVTMQEVARRAGVSAITVSRALRTPDKVAEALRLRIARVCQDLGYVPNHAASALASARSQTIVVLIPSLSNVVFVDIISGIKEVLDQQGYHMLIGVTGYSPDAEEALLRKYLQHSPDGVILTGIDHNPGTWTLLRTQRIATVHTIETLADGEDMSVGFSQFDSGYAACRHLVERGRRRIGIIGAQLDPRSLRRCEGARQALRDAGCYDATLEIMTPEKSSISLGASLLETLRTQHPDCDAVFFCNDDLAQGAVFQCGRLGVRVPEQMAIIGFHDLAGTAWTTPPLSTIATPRYQIGLSAADLLMRHLAGEPVAQRHVDLGFTLVQRETS; encoded by the coding sequence ATGTCCGTCCGTAAACCCCGAAGCTCACACGCTGGCCGCGTCACCATGCAAGAGGTTGCACGCCGTGCGGGCGTCAGCGCCATCACGGTGTCGCGCGCGCTGCGTACGCCTGACAAGGTGGCCGAGGCCTTGCGCCTGCGCATCGCCCGGGTCTGCCAGGATTTGGGCTACGTGCCCAACCATGCCGCCAGCGCGTTGGCGTCGGCACGGTCGCAAACCATCGTGGTGTTGATTCCGTCGTTGAGCAACGTGGTGTTCGTGGACATTATTTCCGGCATCAAGGAAGTGCTGGACCAGCAGGGTTATCACATGCTGATCGGGGTGACGGGGTATTCGCCGGACGCGGAAGAAGCCTTGCTGCGCAAGTATCTGCAGCATTCGCCGGACGGGGTGATCTTGACCGGTATCGACCACAACCCAGGCACCTGGACATTGCTGCGCACGCAGCGGATCGCCACGGTGCACACCATCGAAACGCTGGCCGATGGCGAGGACATGAGCGTGGGCTTTTCCCAGTTTGATTCGGGCTATGCCGCTTGCCGCCACCTGGTGGAGCGCGGCCGCCGCCGCATCGGCATCATCGGGGCTCAATTGGACCCGCGTTCGCTGCGCCGCTGCGAGGGCGCGCGGCAGGCGCTGCGCGACGCGGGCTGCTACGACGCCACGCTTGAAATCATGACGCCGGAGAAGTCGTCCATCAGCCTGGGCGCGTCCTTGCTGGAAACGTTGCGCACCCAGCATCCCGATTGCGATGCCGTCTTCTTCTGCAACGATGACCTGGCGCAGGGCGCGGTGTTTCAGTGCGGCAGGCTGGGCGTGCGCGTGCCGGAGCAGATGGCCATCATTGGCTTTCATGACCTGGCCGGAACCGCCTGGACCACGCCGCCCTTGTCGACCATCGCCACGCCGCGCTACCAGATCGGCCTGTCGGCTGCCGACCTGTTGATGCGGCATCTGGCCGGTGAGCCTGTCGCCCAGCGGCATGTGGACTTGGGTTTTACCCTGGTGCAGCGCGAAACCAGTTGA
- a CDS encoding DMT family transporter, whose protein sequence is MASVPDAVLPAPAASRNAGILLFFAALVAFATFDAGSKHMLERYPAPFLNVMRYLAVIVLAVYMLWRHAPGLRLRDAPEKPLLVLRGVTLATVATCFMTALIWMPLSEATAIYFTSPLIMVALSPWLLRERVRPVQWVAVAAGFAGMLLIVRPGADLPLLGTLLMAVSAVCYAIFQVLTRKLSGKVPGPVQYAYTAIICLIVTALPAPFFLPDPWPGPADATLIIALGACSGLAQVLLIAAFQRVSAATLAPLNYFQLLLAVLFSTFWFQRPPDGLALAGMGLIMASGVFLALRRAA, encoded by the coding sequence ATGGCCTCCGTTCCAGACGCCGTCCTGCCCGCCCCCGCCGCGTCGCGCAACGCGGGCATCCTGCTGTTCTTCGCGGCGCTGGTGGCATTCGCCACGTTTGACGCCGGTTCCAAGCACATGCTGGAACGCTATCCCGCGCCCTTTCTGAACGTGATGCGGTATTTGGCGGTGATTGTCCTGGCCGTGTACATGCTGTGGCGCCACGCCCCCGGCCTGCGCTTGCGCGACGCGCCCGAGAAACCGCTGCTGGTGCTGCGCGGGGTGACGCTGGCCACGGTGGCCACGTGCTTCATGACCGCGCTGATCTGGATGCCGCTGTCGGAAGCCACCGCCATCTATTTCACCTCACCGCTCATCATGGTGGCGCTGTCGCCCTGGCTGCTGCGCGAACGGGTGCGGCCCGTGCAGTGGGTGGCGGTAGCCGCGGGCTTTGCCGGCATGCTGTTGATTGTGCGCCCCGGCGCCGACTTGCCGCTGCTGGGCACGCTGTTGATGGCGGTCTCGGCCGTGTGCTACGCGATTTTCCAGGTGCTGACGCGCAAGCTGTCCGGCAAGGTGCCCGGGCCGGTCCAATACGCCTATACCGCGATCATCTGTCTGATTGTCACGGCGCTGCCCGCCCCCTTCTTCCTGCCGGACCCCTGGCCCGGCCCCGCCGATGCCACGCTGATCATCGCGCTGGGCGCGTGCAGTGGCTTGGCGCAGGTGTTGCTGATTGCCGCGTTCCAGCGCGTATCGGCCGCCACGCTGGCGCCCTTGAATTACTTCCAACTGCTGCTGGCGGTTTTGTTCAGCACGTTCTGGTTTCAACGGCCGCCAGACGGCCTGGCCTTGGCGGGCATGGGGCTGATCATGGCCTCGGGCGTGTTTCTGGCGCTGCGCCGCGCGGCATGA
- a CDS encoding histone deacetylase family protein — MKAFFSEEQLLHTPQQFMRLGRLSAPTDLPSRAESLQGALAARGILVEAPSDYGRKPLENIHSADYLNYLETAYTRWQSLKAPGVDPGPEVLPNLSPYYSGRIEQAGRGPCPSPSIVAQTGYYLSDLSCPIGPHTWRSALRSTHSAVAAADHVASTAGMAYALCRPSGHHAHRDRAGGFCYLNSSAAAASRLLQTWSKVAVLDVDAHHGDGTQNIFYQRADVMTVSLHADPSAYYPFYTGYADERGHGAGEGYNLNLPLAHGSGNDPFLAALDTALTALAGYGPQALVLALGFDTYKDDPISVLKLDIDAYRDIGARVASLRVPTVVVQEGGYMVQAIGPALDAFLQGMGQASA, encoded by the coding sequence ATGAAGGCGTTTTTCTCGGAAGAACAATTGCTGCACACCCCGCAGCAGTTCATGCGGCTGGGCCGGCTCAGCGCCCCCACCGATCTGCCGTCGCGAGCGGAAAGCCTGCAAGGCGCGCTGGCGGCGCGCGGCATCCTCGTGGAAGCCCCTTCCGACTACGGCCGCAAGCCGCTCGAGAACATTCACAGCGCCGACTACCTGAACTACCTGGAAACCGCCTACACCCGCTGGCAGTCGCTGAAGGCGCCCGGCGTGGACCCCGGGCCGGAAGTCCTGCCCAACCTGTCGCCTTACTACAGCGGCCGCATCGAACAGGCCGGGCGCGGGCCGTGCCCTTCGCCGTCCATCGTGGCGCAAACGGGCTACTACCTGAGCGACCTGTCTTGCCCGATCGGCCCGCACACCTGGCGCTCGGCGCTGCGGTCAACCCATAGCGCGGTGGCGGCGGCGGACCATGTCGCCAGCACGGCGGGCATGGCCTACGCGCTGTGCCGTCCGTCCGGCCATCACGCGCATCGTGACCGCGCCGGCGGCTTCTGCTACTTGAACAGCAGCGCGGCGGCGGCCAGCCGCTTGCTGCAAACCTGGTCCAAGGTGGCGGTGCTGGACGTGGACGCGCACCATGGCGATGGCACGCAGAACATCTTCTACCAGCGCGCCGACGTCATGACCGTGTCGCTGCACGCCGACCCCAGCGCCTACTACCCGTTCTATACCGGCTACGCGGACGAACGCGGCCACGGCGCCGGTGAAGGCTACAACCTGAACCTGCCACTTGCGCATGGGTCCGGCAACGATCCCTTCCTGGCCGCGCTGGACACGGCATTGACGGCGCTGGCCGGCTACGGGCCGCAAGCGCTGGTGCTGGCGTTGGGCTTCGACACCTACAAAGACGATCCCATCAGCGTGCTCAAGCTGGACATCGACGCCTACCGCGACATCGGCGCGCGCGTGGCCAGCCTGCGCGTGCCGACCGTCGTGGTGCAGGAAGGCGGCTACATGGTCCAGGCCATCGGCCCCGCGCTGGACGCCTTCCTGCAAGGCATGGGCCAGGCCAGCGCCTGA
- a CDS encoding cupin domain-containing protein — MQRPAAIPTVQIDNELVTVTEWRFPPGGETGWHRHGMNYVVVPQTTGPLLLDTPTGQVTSQLTTGIAYYRPVGVEHNVINPGDTEFVFVEIEIKQA; from the coding sequence GTGCAACGTCCCGCCGCCATTCCCACCGTGCAGATCGATAACGAATTGGTCACCGTCACCGAATGGCGCTTTCCGCCCGGTGGCGAAACGGGCTGGCATCGCCATGGCATGAACTACGTGGTGGTCCCGCAGACCACCGGCCCCTTGCTGTTGGACACGCCTACCGGCCAGGTCACCAGCCAGCTTACGACGGGCATCGCCTACTATCGACCGGTTGGCGTTGAGCACAACGTCATCAATCCCGGCGATACCGAATTCGTTTTTGTCGAAATCGAAATCAAGCAGGCCTGA
- a CDS encoding ABC transporter ATP-binding protein: MTEATPLLSIQNLSIALPRGGDRPFAVQDISYDIHAGEILCIVGESGSGKSMSANAIMGLLPDYLTPQQGRILFRGKDLLRQDEATLQAMRGKDMAMIFQEPLSALNPLMTVGEQISEVMRVHNAYPGAERMRRTLELLDFVGLPDPATLYHVYPFRLSGGQRQRVMIAMALALEPALLIADEPTTALDVTTQAQILALIARIQKEKGMGVMFVTHDFGVVAEIAHRVAVMEKGVLVEQGPADEVLNRPRHPYTQRLIAAVPHRRGEERAATGDDTPVLEVKDLKKTYVIGHGWLGGKREVHAVDGVSFTVRRGETLGIVGESGSGKSTIGKCLLKLVGINGGQLIFNGQDIAKMSESRFRPMRHDIQMIFQDPFASLNPRHTVGRIISDGPVANGVPRAKAEARVRELLSLVGLDPSAFDRYPNQFSGGQRQRIGIARALALEPKVLVADESVSALDVSVQAQVLQLLHDLQQRLQIALVFITHDLRVAAQICNSVLVMHRGKVVEYGSPSQIFDNPQDAYTRQLIAAVPGQHWDPTQATMA, translated from the coding sequence ATGACCGAAGCCACGCCTCTGCTGTCCATCCAGAACCTGAGCATTGCGCTGCCCCGGGGCGGCGACCGCCCCTTTGCCGTGCAGGACATTTCGTACGATATCCACGCCGGCGAAATCCTCTGCATCGTGGGCGAGTCCGGTTCGGGAAAGTCCATGAGCGCCAACGCCATCATGGGCCTCTTGCCCGACTACCTGACGCCGCAGCAAGGCCGCATTCTGTTCCGTGGCAAAGACCTGCTGCGGCAAGACGAAGCCACCCTGCAAGCCATGCGCGGCAAGGACATGGCGATGATCTTCCAGGAGCCGCTGTCGGCCCTGAACCCGCTGATGACGGTGGGTGAACAGATCAGTGAAGTCATGCGCGTCCACAACGCCTATCCGGGCGCCGAACGCATGCGGCGCACGCTGGAACTGCTGGACTTCGTGGGCCTGCCGGACCCGGCCACGCTCTACCACGTCTATCCGTTCCGCTTGTCGGGCGGCCAACGCCAGCGCGTGATGATCGCCATGGCGCTGGCTCTGGAGCCAGCGCTGCTGATTGCAGATGAGCCCACCACGGCGCTGGACGTCACCACGCAGGCGCAGATATTGGCGCTGATCGCCCGCATCCAGAAGGAAAAAGGCATGGGCGTGATGTTCGTTACGCACGATTTCGGCGTGGTGGCCGAAATTGCCCATCGCGTTGCCGTCATGGAAAAAGGCGTGCTGGTGGAGCAAGGCCCCGCCGACGAGGTCTTGAACCGACCGCGCCACCCCTACACCCAGCGCCTGATCGCGGCGGTGCCGCACCGCCGTGGCGAAGAACGCGCGGCAACCGGGGACGACACGCCCGTGCTGGAAGTGAAAGACCTGAAGAAAACCTACGTGATCGGCCATGGCTGGCTGGGCGGAAAACGTGAAGTGCATGCCGTGGACGGCGTCAGCTTCACCGTGCGGCGCGGCGAAACGCTGGGCATCGTGGGGGAATCGGGGTCGGGAAAATCGACCATCGGAAAATGCCTGCTGAAGCTGGTGGGCATCAACGGCGGGCAATTGATCTTCAACGGCCAGGACATCGCCAAGATGTCGGAGTCGCGCTTTCGCCCGATGCGCCACGACATCCAGATGATCTTCCAGGATCCGTTCGCATCGCTCAACCCGCGCCACACCGTGGGACGCATCATCAGTGACGGCCCGGTGGCCAACGGCGTGCCGCGCGCGAAGGCCGAGGCCCGCGTGCGCGAACTGTTGTCGCTGGTGGGCCTGGATCCGTCCGCCTTTGACCGCTATCCGAATCAGTTTTCGGGCGGGCAGCGCCAGCGCATCGGCATCGCGCGCGCGCTGGCGCTGGAGCCCAAGGTACTGGTGGCCGATGAATCGGTATCGGCGCTGGATGTGTCGGTGCAGGCCCAGGTGCTGCAACTGCTGCATGACCTGCAACAGCGCTTGCAGATTGCGCTGGTGTTCATCACGCACGACCTGCGGGTTGCCGCTCAGATCTGCAATTCGGTGCTGGTGATGCATCGTGGCAAGGTGGTCGAGTACGGCTCGCCGTCACAGATTTTCGACAACCCCCAGGATGCCTACACGCGGCAGCTGATCGCCGCCGTGCCCGGCCAGCACTGGGACCCCACTCAGGCGACAATGGCCTGA
- a CDS encoding ABC transporter permease, with product MKSFAQRYMRNYGAVAGLAIMLIVVIVALAAPLLYEESPWMMVADPLIPPFTNAAYPFGTDMLGRDITAGLVWGARVSLMVGLLSTAVALLFGILIGSVAGYCGGRVDDALMRFTEFFQTIPQLAMAVVLVAILSPSVYSIMGAIAVVSWPPAARLVRSEFMTLKQREFVQAAIVIGQTPARIVSTQILPNAMSPIIVSASFMVATAILTESSLSFLGLGDRNLMSWGFMIGAARTMIREAWWMSVWPGVAILLTVLAINLIGEGLNDALNPQLRKRGE from the coding sequence ATGAAGTCATTTGCCCAACGTTATATGCGCAACTACGGCGCAGTGGCTGGCCTTGCCATCATGCTGATCGTGGTGATCGTCGCGCTGGCCGCCCCGCTGCTGTATGAAGAGTCGCCCTGGATGATGGTGGCCGACCCCTTGATTCCGCCGTTCACCAATGCCGCCTACCCCTTTGGCACCGACATGCTGGGGCGCGACATCACGGCGGGTCTTGTCTGGGGCGCGCGCGTGTCGCTGATGGTGGGCCTGCTGTCGACCGCGGTGGCGCTGCTGTTCGGGATCCTGATCGGGTCGGTGGCCGGCTACTGCGGCGGGCGGGTGGACGACGCGCTGATGCGCTTCACCGAGTTCTTCCAGACCATTCCGCAATTGGCCATGGCGGTGGTGCTGGTGGCCATCCTGAGCCCGTCGGTGTATTCCATCATGGGGGCCATCGCCGTGGTGTCCTGGCCACCGGCGGCGCGGCTGGTGCGTTCGGAATTCATGACGCTCAAGCAGCGCGAATTCGTCCAGGCCGCCATCGTCATCGGCCAGACGCCCGCGCGCATCGTCAGCACCCAGATCCTGCCCAACGCCATGTCGCCCATCATTGTGTCGGCCTCGTTCATGGTGGCGACCGCCATCCTGACGGAATCGTCCCTGTCCTTCCTGGGCCTGGGCGACCGCAACCTGATGAGCTGGGGCTTCATGATCGGCGCGGCACGCACGATGATCCGCGAAGCCTGGTGGATGAGCGTCTGGCCCGGCGTGGCCATCTTGCTGACGGTGCTGGCCATCAACCTGATCGGCGAAGGCTTGAACGACGCCCTGAACCCCCAACTGCGCAAGCGCGGCGAATAG